A stretch of Henckelia pumila isolate YLH828 chromosome 4, ASM3356847v2, whole genome shotgun sequence DNA encodes these proteins:
- the LOC140861882 gene encoding uncharacterized protein encodes MAPRKKQKQGASSSGTFDAHRFWDEEAAKNYPLMVSKSMVRERGFDPNSPLPLWDVRQEAHARRWTNFVQHPGDAVISLVREFYANQKCKHEQYHVLVRGQRVEFDGHTINTLYGMPSIDEDEYSAFKASDVDYDEIIATLCEEGAQWKMKN; translated from the coding sequence ATGGCTCCGAGAAAGAAACAAAAGCAGGGTGCATCTTCGTCCGGTACTTTTGATGCCCATCGGTTTTGGGATGAAGAGGCCGCCAAGAATTATCCTCTCATGGTGAGCAAGAGCATGGTTAGAGAAAGAGGGTTTGATCCTAATTCTCCTCTACCTTTGTGGGATGTGCGACAAGAAGCTCATGCGCGAAGATGGACGAATTTTGTCCAACATCCCGGTGATGCTGTGATTTCTTTAGTCCGGGAATTTTATGCCAATCAAAAATGCAAGCATGAGCAATACCATGTTCTAGTGCGAGGTCAGCGAGTGGAATTTGATGGGCACACCATTAATACCCTCTATGGTATGCCATCTATAGATGAGGATGAGTATTCGGCATTCAAGGCGAGTGATGTGGACTATGATGAGATTATTGccactctttgtgaagaaggggCACAATGGAAGATGAAGAATTAA
- the LOC140861883 gene encoding uncharacterized protein, giving the protein MEIPYSGTAQRPPILDGSNYVIWKVRMRVYIKSIDEKTWQRVLQGWNPPRRTDGEGDFPLKPETDWNADETAALNMNNKSLNVLFTSLDSNMFSLVTNCVCAKQAWEKLQMHCEGSDSVRRTKRRILTTQFQNLRMEEMSKVLRSLPERIQMKICAIDESKDTSILGLDELMSSLQTYELEMNFGKKDKGKSIALQVSNNSYHDFVDLTQGVNESDLGDDSIAFLTKQFGFGHFANECPTRLHKEMCASLSDDEDEEGTEQGEEETHNALTVLEAGEVELSWDNAQKMYEELYNDWILRNKTNSALTKENSELKASVARLEVVLSKKDLELGMVKEELETANATLAKFNSSKTKLDSILMMGKDDRAGLGFHNSKFEVGESSKTVFVKENSNSAKSPTAIPKEKPIPLKTQTPVQGKSKGSVGLFVITVTSKVTSSLTVSNSGHWYFDNGSSRHMTGLKKYLSDYVEQDKGKVTYGGGANGKIVGQGTLNIEGLPKLHNVLHVEGLNANLISISQLCDDDLYVKFDKKFMSVFDKSNSCALTGSRSSDNCYQLGEDFACKFTKVDDLNLWHQKLGHANFKALKKLSKYEAVRGMSNLTFGVPYVCGYCQKGKQTRVSHPVLQHCGTTRCLELLHMDLMGPMEVESCGGKRYSFVCVDDFSRYSWVIRIRTDHGKEFENSLFDQFCENEDLKGKTIEEYIDDVRPRF; this is encoded by the exons ATGGAGATACCTTATTCAGGAACTGCTCAACGTCCTCCAATCTTGGATGGATCCAACTATGTTATCTGGAAAGTTAGGATGCGTGTCTACATCAAATCGATTGATGAAAAGACATGGCAGCGTGTGCTACAAGGATGGAATCCACCAAGGAGAACTGATGGAGAAGGAGACTTTCCACTCAAACCAGAAACGGACTGGAATGCCGATGAAACTGCTGCTTTGAATATGAACAATAAATCCCTTAATGTTCTATTTACTTCTCTTGATTCTAATATGTTTTCACTGGTCACTAATTGTGTTTGTGCTAAACAGGCCTGGGAAAAACTTCAAATGCACTGCGAAGGATCTGACAGTGTGCGTCGAACCAAAAGAAGGATTCTCACTACTCAGTTTCAAAATCTGAGAATGGAAGAAA TGAGCAAAGTGTTGAGATCACTGCCTGAAAGAATTCAAATGAAGATTTGTGCAATTGATGAATCGAAAGACACATCAATTCTGGGCTTGGATGAATTGATGAGTTCTCTTCAAACTTATGAGTTGGAgatgaattttggaaaaaaggacaaaggtaagtctattgcacTTCAAGTTTCTAACAACTCATATCATGATTTTGTTGATTTGACACAGGGAGTAAATGAGTCTGATCTAGGAGATGATTCCATTGCCTTTCTTACCAAACAGTTTG GCTTTGGTCACTTTGCTAATGAGTGTCCAACCAGACTTCACAAAGAAATGTGTGCTTCcctaagtgatgatgaagatgaggaGGGTACAGAACAAGGAGAAGAAGAGACTCACAATGCTCTGACAGTTCTG GAAGCTGGTGAAGTAGAACTTTCTTGGGATAATGCTCAGAAGATGTATGAAGAATTGTATAATGACTGGATATTAAGAAACAAGACAAATTCTGCTTTAACAAAGGAGAATAGTGAACTAAAAGCTTCAGTGGCTAGACTTGAAGTTGTTCTGAGCAAGAAGGATTTAGAACTAGGAATGGTCAAAGAAGAGCTTGAAACAGCCAATGCAACTCTCgcaaagtttaattcaagcaagACCAAACTGGATTCAATTTTAATGATGGGAAAAGATGATAGAGCTGGTCTAGGCTTTCATAATAGCAAGTTTGAAGTAGGGGAGTCATCAAAAACTGTTTTTGTCAAGGAGAACAGTAACTCTGCTAAGAGTCCAACTGCAATTCCAAAAGAAAAACCAATTCCATTAAAGACACAAACTCCTGTTCAAGGAAAAAGCAAAGGAAGCGTAggtttgtttgtcattactgtcacAAGCAAGGTCACATCAAGCCTTACTGTTTCAAACTCAG GTCATTGGTACTTCGACAATGGCAGTTCACGCCACATGACAGGATTGAAGAAGTATCTttctgactatgttgaacaggATAAAGGAAAAGTGACATATGGAGGAGGAGCCAATGGAAAGATTGTTGGACAAGGAACTTTGAATATAGAAGGACTGCCTAAGCTTCACAATgttctacatgttgaaggattaaatgcTAATCTTATTAGCATTAGCCAACTCTGTGATGATgatctttatgttaaatttgataaaaaaTTTATGTCAGTATTTGATAAGAGTAATTCATGTGCTTTGACAGGGTCTAGATCATCGGACAActgttatcaacttggagaggaTTTTGCTTGCAAATTCACCAAGGTTGATGATTTGAACttatggcatcaaaagttgGGACATGCCAACTTCAAAGCTCTGAAGAAACTGAGCAAGTATGAAGCTGTACGAGGAATGTCAAACCTAACTTTTGGAGTTCCATATGTGTGTGGATACTgtcaaaaaggtaagcaaactcGTGTGTCACATCCagtgttacaacactgtgggacaacacgaTGTCTTGAACTCCTACACATGGACTTAATGGGACCTATGGAGGTTGAAAGCTGTGGAGGTAAGAGATATTCATTTGTGTGTGTTGATGACTTTTCAAGGTACTCATGG GTTATCAGGATTCGAACTGACCATGGgaaggaatttgagaactcattGTTTGATCAATTCTGTGAAAATGAAG ATCTGAAGGGGAAAACAATTGAAGAATATATTGatgatgtgagacctcggttctaa